GAGATCTCCCACCACACATTGTCGATGGCCCGGGCTTCGGGTCGCGAGGCATTCAGCACCATGAAGCGCGCCCCCGGGTGATCCGCGGCCAGCATTTCCAGCGGTTTGAGGTCCACCGGCGCCACACGCACCAGGGGATGATGCAATCGCTCATCCTGCATGCGCACGGCGATCTGCACCACAAGCTTCGACCGCTCCGCCAGATCCAGCAATGCTGCCAAGTCTCCGCTGAGCAAGTCGTAGCCGTGATAGTTGGGCAGGAGGCGCAGGGCGAAGATGTCCCAGGCGAGGTACTCGGCGAGGTCGTCGTCCCATCCGGGGTACGCTGGGTTGATCGCCGGCACCAGGCGCAGCCGGTCCTCATGCCCCGCAAGCTTCGCGCGCAGGGCGTTGTTGGCCTCGAAAAGCGAGCGATACAGCACCTCGAGAGGCGATACCCACGCCTGCTGGATGCCGTTCTCGTCCATCAACGCAAGCAAGCCGTCCGGGTCGGAATGCGCCAGGTGCCGGAAAGGCCAGTTGCCCAGGCTCGCATTACAGTCGATCATAGCCCTATCATCCTCGCCATATTGCCACCGAGAATCAGAGCGCGGTCCACCTCGCTAATATCCGCGCCCAGCACCTTCGCAAGCTGAGATGCGAAACTCCGTCCGCCTGCATCGGACCCGAACACCACCCGGTGCGCCCCGAGAAGTTTCACTGCAAGCTCGGTCTGCCCCTGTTCCGGATTTCCGCCGCAAAGGTCCGCCACGATATTCGGGACGTGCCGGATGATGCGCAGGCCGCGCTCCCAGTCTCCTCCGCTGTGGGCCATGAGGAACAGGGCGCGAGGGTGCCTGCGGGCAAGCCCGACCAGGTTGTACGGCGTGGACTCGCCTTCCTCGTTGCCGGTGGCCTTGAGCCATGTGTGCTGCAGAATCGGCACTCCAAGCTCGGTGCACCGCGCCACGATGGGATCATTGCCCGGATGGTCCGCATGGGCGCAGATCCACAGTTTCACCCCGCGCATGGGGCCATTGGCGATGTGTCGGTCGATCTCGGCAACCGACGCATCAGGGTGATTGGGGCTGCAGTATGCGAAACCAATGAGCCGATCCGGGCGGTGCTCGATAGCACGCAGGATATACTCGTTGTCCCTGCGTAGATCATCGGCGGTGGGTTTTGGCTTGAGCCGGTCGCCCAGGCAGACCACGCAGCGGTCAATGCTCATCTTGTCGGCGAAGTGCAAGAGTTCATCAGCAGCGGCACAGGCATCGCCGTCGGCGTGTGTCAGATGGCAATGGGCATCGATAATCAGCGTCGTTCACCTCGCCTGGTTGATAGAAAGGTCTTGCGCAGAGCCACTGTCTCCATGTCGCGCAGGCCGACCGTCCCGGTCGGCGAATCGATGGTGACGGGCGAGACGCCCGCCCCATGCGGATAGAGAAGGAAGCTGATGTTGGCCGTCAGGCCCCGGAGCACGTCGGTAACGACGCGCCGGGCCGTCCGCCTGTAGCCACGGGCGGAATCCCCTGGATTCTGTGAGTCTCCCCCTACCCTCGTAACCCCGCCAGTACCAGCCCCGCGGTCATCAAGAGCCCGGTCAACAGGTGCATCGCCACCGTTCCCACATTGGCGGGTGCGAGCATCGCCGGATCGTCATAGTGTTGTTCCGCAGCGGCAATCGTTCTCGGCAGCAGCAAGCACGCACCGAGCCCAAGCAGCGCGAGCTTCGGCAGCCACCCCAGTACCACCCCGGCCACCAGGGACGCCGGCGCGCCCACGATCATCGCATAGAACCAGTACCGCGCTTTCGCCCTGCCAAGACGCACCACCCAGTGCCGCTTGTCAGCCCAGGCGTCCGCCCGCATGTCCTGGAACTGGTTGATGAACAGGATCGCGGTGATCAGCAGCGTGCTGGGGAGTCCACCAACCACAGGCGCCCAGGAGATCTCCCGGGTCTGCACATAGTATGCGCCCAGGGCGGGCAGGAAGCCGAAGTCAAGAGCGATGCACAGTTCCCCGAAGCCGCGATATGCCAGCTTCAGGGGAGGCGCACTGTAGAAGAATGCGGTGCCGACACCGATAAGGCCGAGTAGCAGGATGAACAGGCCCCGGGTCCAGACCAGGTACAGCCCGATGGCGCTGCCGACTCCAAGGCACACAAGCGCGGCGGCCAGGACCAGCAGCGGGTGAACGCTGCCTTCCTGGATGACTCGGCTGCCCCCGGTGAAGGGGTTGAAGTACTCCACGTTGGCCTCATCGTTCCCGGTGAGGTGGTCGAAAAAGTCGTTGGCGAGATTGGCGCCCGAATGGATCAGCACCATCCCCAGCAGCGTCATCAGCCATGCGCCCGAATGGAACTCCCCGGTGTCGTGCCAGGCCAGGGCGCCGCAGACCAGCACGGGCATGACGCTCCCCGTGAGAAACTGGAACCTCGCCGCCTTGAGCCACAGAGCCAGTTGCGCCATGGTTACCGCTCCACCGGGCCGGGCCAACCGGACATGCCACCCAGGAGGTTGTAGACCCTGTGGAACTGTTTGCGGACCAGGGCGTCCGCGGCAATGCGGCTGCGGGCGCCTGAGGCACAGATGCACACGACCGCCTGCTGTTTCACAAGCAGTCCGGCCCAGATATCCACTTGGTCGTAAGGGTGATTCACCGCGCCGGGAATGTGCCCCGAGGCGAACTCCCCGGCCGACCGCACGTCCACCAGTTGCAGTGCGGCTCCGGCGTCCATGAGCGCCTTGAGCTGTGCACCGGTTATATCCTGCCGCGTCGTCTGTACAAGGCCGTCCCAGTGGGCCATGCCGCCGGTGAGCGCGCATACCTGTCTAAACCCCCGGGCTTTGAGCTCGGCGCGGGCTGAGGCTCCGTCTTCTGTGTCAGCGCCGATGCAGACGATGCGCGCTGTCTGGCTGATGGTGGGCGACCAAAATGGCAGCCGATCCAGCGGATAACTCACAGCTCCGGGGATGTGAGTCATGGCGAACTCCTCGGCGGAGCGCACGTCCGCGAGGATGAGGGGCTTACCGTCGTTCATCATGCCCTCAAGCTGCGCCGCGTTCACTTCGGCTGGGAAGATCACGGGAGCGTCGCTCGATCCACCGCAGCCGGCGATGAGCACGACGGCGGCGGCCGTGCAAAGGCGAAGACCAAGGACTTGACGGCGCGACATAATGTACCCTCCGATTACTGATTCCAGGATCGCCACCAGGGCCGGATGAACTCAACCATTCTATCTTCCAGCGCCCGCGAAGGCCAGAATACAGTTGGCTGACCGGGGGGGGCCACCCTCGGCGTGGTGTGCTTGCCTGACAATATGCAAACAGCTTCCGCGAGGCAGCCATCCTCCTTGCCTTTCAGCCCGATTGGTGCTAATACTTATCGGCGGTCTGAGGCCCGCTCCTGCCATTTCAGGGGCCTTCAGGCTCCAGTCGGCTCGGTGCGACAACCGGCGCCTCGGGCGCCAATCTTCTTGTGAGGGAGACGATCAGGATGGCAGTTCGAGTGGGTTTCGTCGGCGCCGGAGGCATGAACTCTGCGCACATGAAGAACCTCGCGCAGATCAAGGGCGTTGAGCTTGTCGCCGTGGCAGACCTCAACGAGGAGCGCGCAAACCAGCGCGCCGCCGAGTACGGCATGACCGCGTTCACAAGCTGGAAGGCCATGCTCAAGGACGCCAAAATGGACGCCATGTACGTGGCCGTGCCGCCTTTCGCCCATGAGGGTCAGGAGCAGGCGGCCGCGAAGCTCGGGATCCACCTGTTCGTCGAGAAGCCGGTGGCCGTGGACATCAAGACCGCAAAGAGCATCAACAATGCCATCAAGAAGGCGGGGGTTATCGCCACTGCCGGTTTCCAGGACCGGTACCAGGACATCGTGAAGCGCCTTCAGGGGCTCATTGAGAAGCACAAGCCCGGCCTGATCATGGGCTACTGGATTGGCGGCATGCCCGGCGTGCCCTGGTGGCGCGTGAAGTCACAGTCCGGCGGCCAGGCCGTGGAGCAGACAATCCACACTTTCGATATGGCCCGCAACCTGTTCGGCGAGGTCAAGTCGGTACACGCCACCTTCTCCACAGGCCTCATGACCGACGTCGAGAACTACAGCGTGGAGGATGCCAGCGCGGTCAATCTCCAGTTCGAGAGCGGCCTTTGCGGCACCATCTTCTCCGGATGTTTCCTGAAGGGTTACGGCAAGGTGGGCCTGGACATCTGGTGCCCCACCATGAAGATCGAGTACGCAGGCCGCAGCAGGCTCACGGTGTCCGAAGTGGGCAAGGAACCGGTGGTCTACGAAGTGGGCAACAACTTCCTGTTCGAGATCGACAACACCTTCATCAAAGCCGTGAAGAAGGGCGATCAGTCGCTCCTGAAGAGCAGCTACACCGATGCCTGCCGGAGCCTTGCCATTCCGCTGGCCGCGAACGCTTCCATGGAATGCGGCTGCGCAGTTGCGCCGGAGAAGTTCAAGGACTGAGGACCGCAAGGCAGACCGAGAGGAATATTCGGTAACGGCCGACACTCACTTTCCGCTTGACAACTGTCCTGTTGGCATGTTATGCACAATTATGCACGTAGGGCCTACACTCAGGGAAACTCGGGGGCCGGGCGCAAGTGGCGGCAGAGCCTAAGTGCGTCAAATCGCCCCTATAGATAGTACATCGTTTGCCGACCACGAAGGAGTGGTTGGCTATATTGATTCGTGACGGGTGTTTTCAGGTGGGGGGCAGTGTGCGCTCGGTCACAACGAGACCGGGCGAAGCTGGCCTACAGGTTGACACCGTCACCACAGCGAGAGGGAGGAGCCAATGGGTAAGCAACCAAAGGAGGCACTGATTCCGTATTCCGTGCTGGCGTCGAGCCAGAAGGAGAGAATGAGCAGGGCCAAAGCCGTGGCCTCGATCGTCGCGTCACTTGAGGGACAGGCCAGGTCACTGTCGCGGTTGCCGGTGATCGACGCCGACAGGCCCTCGGGACCGGGGGTCTGCCGGCCAGCGGTCTAACTGCAGCCATAGACCATCCGGGCGCGCCCGCACCAGCAGGGACGCGCCCGGTTTGTTTTGCCTCGACGCGGGTGCGGGAATATTCAACCTCAGCGCAACGGGGGGCAACCAACATGAGGGAGTACTACACAGGTGACGCAATGTGGGATGCACTGCGCGAGTGGGACGGCGCGGGGCCCTCGGGCGGCCTCCTTACGCGTCTCGCCGCGTTCCTAGATGGTCAGGGGTGCCGAACGCTCTGGGTAGAGCACAACGCGCTCGATGAGGAGTACTTCCGCGAGTTCCTGCATTTCTACGCTACCACGTTCATGGAGCATCCACCCACGGCGACCCGTCTGCACTTCTTCTCGGCTCCCTTGTCGCGTGTGCGAAGTACCCTAGACCCTGTCCGGACGGGCGTTACCCGGAGAGAACTGGATTCACTCGGGTATCTGGGGTACGTTGTCCTTCGTCCGACGTCACCAGTGACGGTCGGCGAGACCCTGTTGGCAGCCCCCAAGGAATTGCGCGGAGCGAAGTGCTATAACCACTGTGCGACTGTCTTTGGCCAAACGCTGGGCGGCCGGAGGCTACACGTCGCAAGTGCGCCCTTCATTGGGCAGGAGCAGACGGGTGTGTGTGCCCACAGCGCGATCTGGGGGGCCCTGAAGTACCTCCACAAGTATCGCTACTACCCCAAGCTCTCGATGCCAGACATCGCGATCCTGGCGACGGAGCACCAGCCCGATAGCCGGTTCACGAGACCGGCCGAAGGTCTCACAACGCAGGCTATGTATTCCGTCTTCCGCCAACTGGGTTTCCAG
Above is a window of Armatimonadota bacterium DNA encoding:
- a CDS encoding Gfo/Idh/MocA family oxidoreductase, translating into MAVRVGFVGAGGMNSAHMKNLAQIKGVELVAVADLNEERANQRAAEYGMTAFTSWKAMLKDAKMDAMYVAVPPFAHEGQEQAAAKLGIHLFVEKPVAVDIKTAKSINNAIKKAGVIATAGFQDRYQDIVKRLQGLIEKHKPGLIMGYWIGGMPGVPWWRVKSQSGGQAVEQTIHTFDMARNLFGEVKSVHATFSTGLMTDVENYSVEDASAVNLQFESGLCGTIFSGCFLKGYGKVGLDIWCPTMKIEYAGRSRLTVSEVGKEPVVYEVGNNFLFEIDNTFIKAVKKGDQSLLKSSYTDACRSLAIPLAANASMECGCAVAPEKFKD
- the menA gene encoding 1,4-dihydroxy-2-naphthoate octaprenyltransferase, whose translation is MAQLALWLKAARFQFLTGSVMPVLVCGALAWHDTGEFHSGAWLMTLLGMVLIHSGANLANDFFDHLTGNDEANVEYFNPFTGGSRVIQEGSVHPLLVLAAALVCLGVGSAIGLYLVWTRGLFILLLGLIGVGTAFFYSAPPLKLAYRGFGELCIALDFGFLPALGAYYVQTREISWAPVVGGLPSTLLITAILFINQFQDMRADAWADKRHWVVRLGRAKARYWFYAMIVGAPASLVAGVVLGWLPKLALLGLGACLLLPRTIAAAEQHYDDPAMLAPANVGTVAMHLLTGLLMTAGLVLAGLRG
- a CDS encoding rhodanese-like domain-containing protein translates to MSRRQVLGLRLCTAAAVVLIAGCGGSSDAPVIFPAEVNAAQLEGMMNDGKPLILADVRSAEEFAMTHIPGAVSYPLDRLPFWSPTISQTARIVCIGADTEDGASARAELKARGFRQVCALTGGMAHWDGLVQTTRQDITGAQLKALMDAGAALQLVDVRSAGEFASGHIPGAVNHPYDQVDIWAGLLVKQQAVVCICASGARSRIAADALVRKQFHRVYNLLGGMSGWPGPVER
- a CDS encoding amidohydrolase family protein, which encodes MIIDAHCHLTHADGDACAAADELLHFADKMSIDRCVVCLGDRLKPKPTADDLRRDNEYILRAIEHRPDRLIGFAYCSPNHPDASVAEIDRHIANGPMRGVKLWICAHADHPGNDPIVARCTELGVPILQHTWLKATGNEEGESTPYNLVGLARRHPRALFLMAHSGGDWERGLRIIRHVPNIVADLCGGNPEQGQTELAVKLLGAHRVVFGSDAGGRSFASQLAKVLGADISEVDRALILGGNMARMIGL